Proteins encoded by one window of Nitrincola iocasae:
- a CDS encoding FixH family protein — MSRNTVHIIPWYKQPWLWFILTPILAAMTVGFIMLSVSISQQRIDPPLNKEFVRDGRGYSIDESMIENARALGLSADLRLDTQTGEAVLTMKGDLPAELATLELLVKVGANQERDHVIILHRLGDLHQFNGRLTHPITARSTFILMSPENEWKIMQVARPPFEDKVLAFIP; from the coding sequence ATGAGTCGAAACACTGTTCACATAATACCCTGGTACAAACAGCCTTGGCTGTGGTTTATTTTAACGCCCATACTGGCCGCCATGACTGTAGGCTTTATTATGCTGTCGGTTTCCATTTCTCAACAGCGCATAGATCCACCACTGAATAAAGAATTTGTCCGGGATGGCCGCGGTTATTCTATAGATGAGTCGATGATTGAAAACGCCAGAGCGCTGGGATTAAGTGCCGACCTGAGGCTGGATACCCAAACCGGCGAAGCCGTGTTAACCATGAAGGGTGATCTGCCTGCTGAGCTTGCCACACTGGAATTACTTGTTAAAGTGGGCGCCAACCAGGAACGCGATCATGTCATAATACTCCATCGTCTGGGTGATCTACACCAGTTCAATGGCCGTCTGACGCACCCCATTACAGCGCGTTCGACCTTTATTCTGATGTCACCAGAAAATGAATGGAAAATCATGCAGGTTGCCCGCCCCCCCTTTGAAGATAAGGTTCTGGCATTTATACCCTAG
- the ccoG gene encoding cytochrome c oxidase accessory protein CcoG yields the protein MNQIPVKDVTPGKDNNSQSYDLYAKREHIYVKYYKGFFKNLRTAAGFFMLVMFFTFSWLQYDGRQAVLFDLPNRQFHIFGMTFWPQDFMLLSWLLIILAFILFFVTVFAGRLWCGYACPQFVWTWFFIWAERITEGDRNKRMRLDKESMNREKFLRKTAKHILWLIIAAATATAFVGYFSPIRELIPSILSADLGPWELWWLGFLTVATYGNAGWLREQVCIYMCPYARFQSVMFDQDTLIISYDEARGEKRGKRRKGTDYKAEGLGDCIDCYACVNVCPVGIDIRDGLQYECVACGACIDACNEIMDKMGYEPGLVRYTTEHSLNGKPTKLLRPRLMGYLTAVVIMCSAFVYVLSNRVPIEFEAIRDRGALFNEVRGTLIQNVYTLKVANKEQVDRRYQITVEGIEGLNLVNDPVFNVSAGELLDYPIRVQIEKNKLSTANSPIVFTVETVDEPKVSATVESRFMGPAPIR from the coding sequence ATGAACCAGATACCCGTCAAAGATGTAACCCCAGGAAAAGACAACAACAGTCAATCCTACGACTTATATGCCAAACGAGAGCATATTTACGTCAAATACTACAAAGGCTTTTTCAAAAATTTGCGCACTGCCGCTGGCTTTTTTATGCTGGTGATGTTTTTTACTTTTTCATGGTTGCAGTACGATGGCCGCCAAGCCGTTCTTTTTGACTTGCCTAACCGCCAGTTTCATATATTTGGTATGACCTTCTGGCCTCAGGATTTCATGCTGCTCTCCTGGTTACTGATCATCCTGGCCTTCATCCTGTTTTTTGTTACTGTATTTGCAGGACGTCTATGGTGTGGCTATGCCTGCCCTCAGTTTGTCTGGACCTGGTTTTTCATCTGGGCTGAGCGTATCACCGAAGGTGACCGAAACAAACGCATGCGCCTGGACAAAGAGTCCATGAACCGCGAAAAATTTCTGCGAAAGACAGCCAAGCACATCTTATGGCTGATCATTGCAGCGGCTACCGCAACAGCTTTTGTTGGTTACTTCAGTCCGATTCGTGAGCTGATACCCAGTATTCTCAGTGCCGATTTAGGGCCCTGGGAACTCTGGTGGCTGGGCTTCCTGACTGTTGCCACCTACGGTAATGCTGGCTGGTTACGCGAACAGGTGTGCATTTACATGTGCCCTTATGCCCGCTTCCAGAGTGTTATGTTTGATCAGGACACCCTGATCATTTCTTATGATGAGGCACGCGGTGAAAAGCGTGGCAAGCGCAGAAAAGGTACTGATTACAAAGCCGAGGGCCTGGGTGACTGTATCGACTGCTACGCTTGCGTTAACGTCTGTCCTGTTGGCATCGATATTCGTGATGGTTTGCAGTATGAATGTGTAGCTTGCGGTGCATGTATTGACGCATGCAACGAGATTATGGACAAAATGGGCTATGAGCCCGGCCTGGTTCGCTATACCACTGAGCACTCCCTTAATGGAAAACCTACCAAGCTTTTACGTCCACGCCTGATGGGCTACCTGACAGCGGTTGTGATTATGTGCTCTGCATTTGTCTATGTGCTGTCAAACCGCGTCCCAATTGAGTTTGAAGCCATACGTGATCGCGGTGCACTGTTTAATGAAGTCAGAGGTACTCTGATTCAGAACGTCTACACTCTGAAAGTCGCCAACAAAGAGCAGGTCGACAGGCGTTACCAGATCACGGTAGAAGGCATTGAGGGACTTAATTTAGTCAATGATCCTGTGTTTAATGTCAGTGCCGGTGAACTACTGGATTACCCGATCCGGGTTCAGATAGAAAAAAATAAACTCAGTACAGCGAACTCACCGATTGTTTTCACTGTCGAAACAGTCGATGAACCTAAAGTCAGCGCAACGGTTGAGAGTCGCTTCATGGGACCTGCACCAATTCGCTAA
- a CDS encoding sulfite exporter TauE/SafE family protein, whose protein sequence is MTEPLLLTTAFLIGLLGSTHCIGMCGGIAASVGLNTQGGRYPAWLILLGYNLGRISSYTLAGALIGIAGAMVATGITGLILQTFAGILLIAMGLYVGQWWFGITRLETLGGHLWRHIQPHAAKILPVRNPHQAVLLGILWGWLPCGLVYSTLLWSSAAGSWQQSALLMAAFGLGTLPAMFTTGLLARQVRSLMQKRLTRQIAGALIIGFGIYTLPLNSLFNL, encoded by the coding sequence ATGACTGAACCCCTGCTGCTGACCACAGCCTTCCTGATCGGACTACTCGGTAGCACCCACTGCATCGGCATGTGTGGGGGCATTGCGGCCAGCGTTGGTTTGAATACTCAGGGTGGCAGATACCCGGCTTGGCTGATACTACTGGGGTATAACCTCGGCCGCATCAGTAGCTATACCCTTGCAGGTGCTCTAATAGGCATTGCAGGCGCCATGGTTGCAACAGGCATCACAGGTCTGATACTGCAAACCTTTGCAGGCATATTACTGATAGCTATGGGACTTTATGTTGGTCAATGGTGGTTTGGCATTACCCGGCTGGAAACCTTGGGTGGTCATCTATGGCGGCATATCCAGCCTCATGCGGCCAAAATTTTGCCTGTTCGTAATCCACACCAAGCGGTGTTATTAGGTATACTCTGGGGCTGGCTCCCCTGTGGTTTGGTGTATAGCACACTGCTCTGGTCTTCGGCCGCAGGAAGTTGGCAACAGAGCGCCTTGCTAATGGCCGCATTTGGTCTGGGTACCTTGCCAGCCATGTTTACCACTGGACTGCTCGCCCGCCAGGTACGTAGTCTGATGCAGAAACGCCTGACGCGCCAGATAGCAGGCGCACTGATTATTGGCTTTGGTATTTACACTTTGCCACTCAACAGTCTGTTCAACCTGTAG
- the hemN gene encoding oxygen-independent coproporphyrinogen III oxidase, protein MNDSRIVWNMDLIKRYDLSGPRYTSYPTAVQFDPALSPESLITQGQASADKSAPLSLYVHIPFCAHVCYYCACNKVITRNRDRAQPYLETVYREMKQLSQWYSDDRIVDQLHWGGGTPTFISDQQMHELMSALRSQFNLRDDDKGDYSIEIDPREASPETLEVLRKTGFNRISLGVQDLDPKVQSAVNRVQPLEQTQAVLDKSRQLGFSSINMDLIYGLPHQTEQSFDATLDVVIGMNPDRLSVFNYAHLPDRFRSQKHINSDELPSPETKLAILQNTIDKLLDAGYVYIGMDHFAKPDDSLALAQAAGQLHRNFQGYTTHAECDLVAMGVSAISQIGRVYYQNEHDLAAYTQAVTQQQHAIKRGVCLTDDDLIRGAVINQLICHFELNPAAIEKRFNLNFDQYFAAELAELAQFEDDGLIQRQGRHISVTPSGRLLIRRICMAFDAYIPKQQPTRGYSRII, encoded by the coding sequence ATAAACGATAGCCGCATTGTATGGAATATGGATCTGATTAAACGCTATGATCTGTCAGGCCCACGCTATACTTCCTACCCGACAGCAGTGCAGTTTGATCCGGCACTTTCACCTGAATCGCTGATTACCCAGGGGCAAGCTTCAGCTGACAAGTCTGCCCCCTTGTCACTCTATGTTCATATCCCTTTTTGTGCCCATGTTTGTTATTACTGTGCCTGCAACAAGGTTATCACCCGCAATCGTGACCGGGCTCAACCTTACCTCGAAACTGTTTATCGCGAAATGAAGCAGCTGTCACAATGGTACAGTGATGACCGGATCGTGGATCAGTTGCACTGGGGCGGTGGTACACCGACATTTATCAGCGACCAGCAAATGCATGAGCTTATGTCTGCTTTGCGCAGTCAATTTAATCTGCGTGATGATGACAAAGGGGATTATTCGATTGAAATCGATCCACGCGAAGCCAGCCCGGAAACACTGGAGGTGTTGCGCAAAACAGGCTTTAACCGCATCAGCTTAGGGGTGCAGGATCTGGACCCTAAGGTGCAGAGTGCCGTCAATCGCGTACAACCATTGGAACAAACCCAGGCAGTTCTGGATAAATCGCGACAATTGGGCTTTTCATCCATCAACATGGACCTGATTTATGGTCTGCCGCATCAGACTGAGCAAAGTTTTGATGCGACCCTGGACGTAGTCATCGGCATGAATCCTGATCGCCTGTCAGTGTTTAACTACGCCCACCTCCCGGACCGTTTTCGCTCTCAAAAACATATCAATTCAGATGAACTGCCCTCGCCGGAAACCAAGCTGGCGATACTACAAAACACTATTGATAAACTGCTGGACGCAGGTTATGTCTATATCGGCATGGACCATTTTGCCAAACCCGATGATAGCTTGGCACTGGCTCAGGCGGCAGGTCAACTGCATCGAAACTTTCAGGGCTACACAACGCATGCTGAATGTGATCTGGTGGCCATGGGCGTTTCAGCAATCAGCCAGATAGGCCGGGTTTATTACCAGAATGAACACGACCTGGCAGCCTACACGCAAGCGGTGACACAACAGCAGCACGCCATCAAACGCGGGGTCTGTCTGACTGATGATGACCTTATCCGAGGAGCGGTGATTAACCAGCTGATTTGCCACTTTGAATTGAATCCTGCTGCAATCGAAAAACGTTTCAATCTAAACTTTGATCAATACTTTGCTGCAGAGTTAGCAGAACTGGCTCAGTTTGAAGACGATGGTCTGATTCAGCGTCAAGGACGCCATATCAGTGTTACCCCTTCGGGTCGTCTGCTCATCCGCCGTATTTGTATGGCATTCGACGCTTACATACCCAAACAACAGCCGACACGGGGTTATTCACGCATTATTTAA
- a CDS encoding cbb3-type cytochrome oxidase subunit 3, with translation MSYEVYGPFIPLIMLITFIGLFIWVLLPQNKKPFDDAANLPFADEDEDEVQKNDNERAHNGRDEK, from the coding sequence GTGAGTTATGAAGTCTATGGCCCGTTCATTCCATTGATCATGCTGATCACGTTCATCGGTTTGTTTATCTGGGTGCTATTGCCCCAGAACAAAAAGCCTTTCGATGATGCTGCCAACCTTCCCTTCGCTGATGAAGACGAGGATGAGGTGCAGAAAAATGACAATGAACGCGCCCATAACGGGAGAGATGAGAAATGA
- the ccoN gene encoding cytochrome-c oxidase, cbb3-type subunit I, translating into MSIATDHSTYNYKVVRQFTIMTVVWGIVGMTVGVLIASQLVWPALNFDTAWLSYGRLRPLHTNAVIFAFGGSALFATSYYVVQRTCQTRLISDGLAAFTFWGWQLVILSAAITLPLGLTSAKEYAELEWPIDLLITVVWVAYAIVFMGTVFKRKTAHIYVANWFYMAFILVIAVLHVVNSAAMPVTMIKSYSAYPGTIDAMVQWWYGHNAVGFFLTAGFLGMMYYFVPKQANRPVYSYRLSIVHFWALIATYMWAGGHHLHYSALPDWTQSVSMVMSLILLAPSWGGMINGMMTLSGAWHKLRTDPILRFLVVSLSFYGMSTFEGPMMSIKTVNALSHNTDWTVGHVHSGALGWVAMISIGAVYHMVPKLFGKLKMHSVGLINVHFWLATIGTVLYIVSMWVNGILQGLMWRAVNQDGTLTYSFVEALEASHPGYLVRMIGGAIFLLGMLIMAYNVWQTVRGGSSVEAADAETSAQTA; encoded by the coding sequence ATGAGCATTGCAACTGATCATTCAACCTACAACTACAAGGTGGTGCGTCAATTCACCATCATGACCGTAGTCTGGGGTATTGTCGGTATGACCGTAGGTGTACTGATAGCATCCCAGCTGGTCTGGCCAGCACTGAACTTTGACACAGCCTGGTTATCCTACGGACGTTTACGTCCGTTACACACCAATGCGGTAATTTTCGCATTTGGTGGCTCCGCCCTGTTTGCTACCTCTTACTACGTGGTGCAGCGTACCTGTCAGACTCGCTTGATCTCTGACGGACTGGCTGCATTTACCTTCTGGGGATGGCAACTGGTTATTCTTTCAGCCGCCATTACGCTGCCACTGGGGTTAACCTCAGCTAAAGAGTACGCGGAACTGGAATGGCCAATCGATCTCCTGATCACTGTGGTCTGGGTAGCTTATGCGATCGTGTTTATGGGTACTGTCTTCAAGCGCAAGACAGCTCATATCTACGTAGCTAACTGGTTCTACATGGCATTTATCCTGGTTATTGCTGTGCTGCACGTAGTAAACAGTGCGGCTATGCCAGTTACCATGATCAAATCCTACTCGGCTTACCCTGGCACTATCGATGCCATGGTTCAGTGGTGGTATGGTCATAACGCTGTAGGCTTCTTCCTGACAGCGGGCTTCCTCGGCATGATGTACTACTTCGTACCGAAGCAAGCTAACCGTCCGGTATATTCTTACCGCCTGTCAATTGTGCACTTTTGGGCACTGATTGCCACATACATGTGGGCCGGTGGCCACCACCTTCACTATTCAGCTCTGCCAGACTGGACCCAGTCTGTAAGCATGGTCATGTCTCTGATTCTACTGGCTCCATCCTGGGGTGGTATGATCAACGGTATGATGACGCTGTCTGGTGCCTGGCATAAACTGCGTACTGACCCTATCCTGCGCTTCCTGGTGGTTTCTCTGTCATTCTATGGCATGTCTACCTTCGAAGGTCCGATGATGTCGATCAAGACAGTCAACGCGCTATCCCACAATACTGACTGGACAGTCGGTCACGTTCACTCCGGTGCACTGGGTTGGGTAGCAATGATCTCCATCGGTGCGGTATACCATATGGTTCCGAAATTGTTCGGCAAGCTTAAAATGCATAGCGTTGGCTTGATCAACGTACATTTCTGGCTCGCTACAATAGGCACCGTGCTCTATATCGTGTCTATGTGGGTTAACGGTATTCTGCAGGGCCTGATGTGGCGCGCAGTCAACCAGGACGGCACACTGACTTACAGCTTTGTTGAAGCGCTGGAAGCCAGCCATCCAGGTTACCTTGTACGCATGATCGGTGGCGCTATCTTCCTGCTGGGTATGTTAATCATGGCTTACAACGTCTGGCAGACAGTCCGTGGCGGCAGCTCCGTAGAAGCAGCCGACGCTGAAACATCTGCGCAGACTGCATGA
- the ccoO gene encoding cytochrome-c oxidase, cbb3-type subunit II produces the protein MIKHETIEKNAGLMAMLIIIVISAGGLAEIVPLFFKDSTTQPIQDMRTYTAAELEGRDIYIREGCHVCHTQMIRPFRAETERYGHFSTANEHVWEHPFLWGSKRTGPDLARVGERYSDDWQRAHLYNPRDVVPTSKMPSYPWLFERQVSGDNTASKMEVLRTLGVPFTDEQIANAKTDVEGILEIDALVAYLQALGKTHSNYDVR, from the coding sequence ATGATTAAACATGAAACTATTGAAAAGAATGCCGGTTTAATGGCAATGCTGATCATCATCGTGATCAGTGCCGGCGGCTTGGCTGAGATTGTGCCTTTGTTCTTCAAAGACTCTACGACTCAGCCTATTCAGGATATGCGCACCTATACAGCTGCTGAGCTGGAAGGCCGTGACATCTATATTCGTGAAGGCTGTCATGTCTGCCACACGCAGATGATCCGTCCATTCCGTGCCGAAACTGAGCGCTATGGTCACTTCTCTACTGCCAATGAGCACGTATGGGAGCATCCGTTCCTGTGGGGCTCTAAGCGTACCGGTCCTGATCTGGCCCGCGTAGGTGAGCGTTACTCTGATGACTGGCAACGTGCGCACCTTTATAACCCGCGTGACGTTGTACCGACATCAAAAATGCCATCTTATCCATGGTTGTTTGAACGTCAGGTCAGCGGTGACAATACTGCCAGCAAAATGGAAGTCCTGAGAACTCTGGGCGTTCCCTTTACTGATGAGCAGATTGCCAACGCCAAAACAGACGTAGAGGGTATTCTCGAGATTGATGCACTGGTAGCTTACCTGCAGGCACTCGGTAAAACCCACTCAAACTATGATGTGCGGTAA
- the ccoP gene encoding cytochrome-c oxidase, cbb3-type subunit III encodes MSAFWSAWISVITLVVILGCTWLLLSTRRSQPHQEQTEETVGHSFDGIEELDNPLPKWWFQMFVATVVFGLVYLLLYPGLGNFKGLLGWTSTGQWEEEMAYAEEHYAPIFERFATLSVEELQQPENAEGLRIGQRLFANNCSVCHGVGGVGFYGFPNLTDGDWLWGGSAETIKTTLHQGRNGAMPAWGAVLGEDGVRDMAHYVLSLSDREHDAESAARAEPQFASLCAACHTAEGTGMQALGAPNLTDDTWLYGGSFEQIAQTLRQGRFGVMPSFSALLTDDQRHLVTAYVMSLSND; translated from the coding sequence ATGAGTGCTTTCTGGAGCGCATGGATTTCGGTAATCACTTTAGTGGTTATCTTGGGTTGTACTTGGTTGTTACTTTCAACCAGAAGAAGTCAGCCACATCAGGAACAAACTGAAGAAACGGTTGGCCACTCTTTCGATGGTATCGAAGAGCTGGACAACCCGCTGCCAAAATGGTGGTTTCAGATGTTTGTCGCCACCGTGGTTTTCGGTCTGGTTTACCTGTTACTTTACCCAGGTCTGGGTAATTTCAAAGGTCTGCTTGGCTGGACCTCAACAGGTCAGTGGGAAGAAGAAATGGCATATGCTGAAGAGCATTACGCCCCAATCTTCGAACGCTTCGCTACTCTGTCTGTTGAAGAGCTTCAGCAGCCAGAAAACGCCGAAGGATTACGTATTGGTCAGCGCCTGTTCGCCAACAACTGCTCAGTCTGCCACGGTGTCGGGGGTGTCGGTTTTTACGGCTTCCCTAACCTGACTGACGGTGACTGGTTATGGGGCGGGTCTGCAGAAACCATCAAAACCACCCTGCATCAGGGTCGAAACGGCGCCATGCCTGCATGGGGTGCGGTTCTGGGTGAAGATGGTGTGCGCGACATGGCTCATTACGTTCTAAGTCTCAGCGATCGTGAGCACGATGCTGAATCTGCAGCACGTGCTGAACCTCAGTTCGCCTCCCTTTGTGCAGCCTGCCATACCGCAGAAGGTACTGGTATGCAAGCTCTGGGTGCGCCGAATCTGACCGATGATACCTGGCTGTATGGCGGTAGCTTCGAGCAGATCGCACAAACTCTGCGTCAGGGCCGCTTTGGTGTAATGCCTTCATTCAGCGCTCTTCTGACTGATGACCAGAGACATCTGGTTACAGCGTATGTCATGAGTCTTAGTAACGACTGA
- a CDS encoding heavy metal translocating P-type ATPase, giving the protein MQAVNLNTEPEQCFHCGSDIPPASNYFTRINEEDKRMCCPGCQAVAQTIVAGGLDNFYQHRGDELSPATADLSEIASLTKELALYDNHEIQQAFVSGQNTDTHTATLVIEGISCAACVWLLEHHLSKQPGVIKFSVNLANHRARLVWHPDDIKLSQLLAEIIRIGYKAHPYHPDKEEQLLAQESKRSVIRLGVAGIGAMQAMMFAVAIYAADIAGTGMEEKYVMLLRWASLVVATPVVLYAALPFLKNAFRDLKTRHLTMDIPVSIAIWGGYIASAWATLFNTGDIYFESVTMFAFFLLIGRFMEMKARQRTGRAGNALLNLIPASALRINAEGEEQLVAASSLHPGDLIRIKPGQTIPADGFITRGFSSVDESALTGEYMPISKKLQDSLVGGTINIENPIEMQVSAVGEKSRISSIVRLLERAQSEKPYVARVADQIARYFVGATLIVAACVSTIWYIVDPANAFWITLSVLVVTCPCALSLATPTALTAATGTLRQQGLLITRGHVLESFSKATHIIFDKTGTLTEGRLAIQETHPLNGISSADALNWGAALESLSEHPIGRAFTPWYTRAAEAIQVTVGQGIEGRIEDKRYRIGKPDYVMQLSGQPLPVMPDLQRQWILLADESQALCWFALDDQIRRETRQAIHELRTLGLSIEILTGDTSPAVQRIAEKLGIDQINSGMSPEQKLEHIRKLQAEGKQTIMVGDGINDIPVLVGAQTSVSMGAATDLAKTNADAVLTNNNLQTLAVGIRLSRKTRTIIKENLSLSLFYNIIALPAAALGLVPPYIAAIGMTASSLIVTGNAMRLARRAKNPQTTQTAPRPESAKAKAGT; this is encoded by the coding sequence ATGCAAGCAGTCAATCTAAACACAGAGCCTGAGCAGTGCTTTCACTGTGGCTCTGACATTCCTCCAGCCAGCAACTACTTCACACGCATCAATGAAGAAGACAAACGTATGTGCTGCCCCGGCTGCCAGGCGGTGGCACAGACAATCGTCGCAGGAGGACTGGACAACTTTTACCAGCATCGTGGTGATGAACTCAGTCCGGCAACAGCCGACCTTTCCGAAATAGCGTCACTGACCAAAGAGCTGGCTCTCTACGATAATCATGAGATTCAACAAGCGTTCGTTTCAGGTCAAAATACCGATACACATACAGCAACGCTGGTTATCGAAGGCATTAGTTGTGCGGCCTGTGTCTGGCTACTTGAACATCACCTGTCCAAGCAACCCGGGGTGATCAAGTTCAGCGTTAATCTGGCTAACCATCGGGCCCGTCTGGTCTGGCATCCGGACGATATCAAACTCAGCCAACTATTAGCTGAAATCATTCGTATCGGTTACAAAGCACATCCTTACCACCCTGACAAAGAGGAGCAATTACTCGCCCAGGAAAGTAAGCGCTCCGTGATACGACTGGGTGTGGCAGGTATTGGTGCCATGCAGGCGATGATGTTTGCAGTCGCCATTTATGCTGCCGACATCGCCGGCACCGGCATGGAGGAAAAATATGTCATGCTGCTGCGCTGGGCCAGTCTGGTGGTTGCAACCCCTGTGGTACTTTATGCGGCACTGCCTTTTCTGAAAAATGCTTTTCGCGACCTTAAGACCAGACATCTAACCATGGACATCCCAGTCTCCATTGCCATCTGGGGAGGCTATATTGCCAGTGCCTGGGCCACACTATTCAATACCGGTGATATCTATTTCGAATCGGTGACCATGTTTGCTTTTTTCCTGCTCATTGGTCGCTTTATGGAAATGAAAGCCAGGCAACGAACAGGCCGCGCGGGAAATGCATTGCTTAACCTTATTCCGGCAAGTGCTTTACGCATTAACGCTGAAGGCGAAGAACAGCTGGTTGCTGCCAGCTCATTGCACCCTGGGGACCTGATTCGTATCAAGCCAGGACAAACTATCCCCGCTGACGGCTTCATCACCCGTGGCTTTTCATCAGTTGATGAATCCGCCCTGACCGGTGAATATATGCCGATCTCAAAAAAGCTTCAGGATTCACTGGTAGGCGGGACTATCAATATCGAAAACCCGATAGAGATGCAGGTCAGTGCGGTGGGTGAAAAAAGTCGTATTTCCTCCATTGTCAGACTGCTGGAACGTGCTCAAAGTGAAAAGCCCTATGTGGCTCGTGTAGCCGACCAGATTGCGCGTTATTTTGTCGGCGCTACGTTGATCGTGGCCGCCTGCGTTTCTACGATCTGGTACATCGTTGATCCTGCCAATGCCTTTTGGATCACCTTATCCGTTCTGGTTGTAACCTGCCCCTGTGCCCTGTCACTCGCTACGCCCACGGCACTGACTGCTGCAACAGGAACCCTCCGTCAACAGGGCTTGCTGATCACCCGAGGTCATGTATTAGAGTCTTTCAGTAAAGCCACACATATCATTTTCGATAAGACCGGCACACTTACTGAAGGACGTTTGGCTATTCAGGAAACGCACCCCCTGAATGGTATATCGTCTGCAGATGCTCTTAACTGGGGCGCTGCACTTGAGTCTTTGTCTGAGCACCCTATAGGACGAGCTTTTACCCCCTGGTACACCCGCGCTGCAGAAGCCATTCAAGTGACTGTTGGTCAAGGTATAGAAGGCCGTATTGAAGATAAGCGCTACCGTATCGGCAAACCTGACTATGTTATGCAGCTATCGGGGCAACCCTTGCCTGTAATGCCCGATCTGCAACGCCAGTGGATACTCTTGGCGGATGAATCTCAGGCTCTTTGCTGGTTTGCACTGGACGATCAGATCCGTCGCGAGACCCGCCAGGCGATCCATGAGCTCAGGACGTTGGGGCTGAGTATTGAGATACTCACGGGGGATACATCACCGGCGGTACAGCGCATTGCTGAAAAGCTCGGAATAGATCAGATCAACAGTGGCATGAGTCCGGAGCAAAAACTGGAACACATCCGTAAACTCCAGGCTGAGGGCAAGCAAACCATTATGGTGGGCGATGGTATTAACGACATACCGGTGCTGGTTGGTGCTCAGACATCAGTCTCCATGGGCGCCGCGACTGACCTGGCAAAAACCAATGCCGATGCCGTATTAACCAATAACAACCTGCAAACACTGGCCGTAGGCATCCGTCTGTCACGCAAGACCCGAACGATCATTAAAGAAAACCTGAGCCTTTCTTTGTTCTACAATATTATCGCCCTCCCGGCCGCTGCCCTGGGCCTAGTTCCCCCCTATATTGCGGCCATCGGCATGACTGCCAGTTCACTCATAGTAACCGGTAATGCCATGCGCCTGGCACGTCGTGCCAAAAACCCACAAACTACTCAGACAGCTCCACGGCCTGAGTCAGCTAAAGCCAAGGCAGGTACCTGA
- the ccoS gene encoding cbb3-type cytochrome oxidase assembly protein CcoS, with amino-acid sequence MEVIIILIPIALILTGIAFWAFFWSVNSGQFEDLDSPAHSILYDDDDDMIPDDAKVDPKSNRKLDD; translated from the coding sequence ATGGAAGTTATCATTATTTTGATTCCAATCGCTCTGATTTTAACTGGAATAGCCTTCTGGGCTTTTTTCTGGAGCGTTAACAGCGGTCAGTTCGAGGACCTAGATTCACCCGCTCACAGCATTCTCTATGACGATGATGACGACATGATCCCTGATGATGCTAAAGTAGACCCAAAGAGTAACCGGAAACTGGATGACTGA